From one Streptomyces sp. CA-210063 genomic stretch:
- a CDS encoding NADAR family protein — protein MEKIDSWDTLTGAVRAGARVKYLHFWGHRPQADGQIGASCLSQWWPSPFTVDGVEYATAEHWMMASKARLFGDAEAERRAVAASSPAQAKKIGRLVRGFDDAIWERERFGIVVEGSFHKFAAHPDLRTFLLGTGNRVLVEASPLDRVWGIGLAADDERAMDPAHWRGPNLLGFALMAARERLLSGVDA, from the coding sequence ATGGAGAAGATCGATTCTTGGGACACGCTCACCGGAGCGGTCCGCGCGGGGGCAAGGGTCAAGTACCTGCACTTCTGGGGCCACCGGCCACAGGCCGACGGCCAGATCGGCGCGAGCTGTCTCAGCCAGTGGTGGCCGTCGCCGTTCACGGTGGACGGAGTGGAGTACGCGACGGCCGAGCACTGGATGATGGCGTCGAAGGCCCGGCTGTTCGGGGACGCGGAGGCGGAGCGCAGGGCCGTCGCGGCGTCGAGCCCCGCGCAGGCCAAGAAGATCGGACGGCTCGTACGCGGCTTCGACGACGCCATATGGGAGCGGGAGCGCTTCGGAATCGTCGTCGAGGGCAGCTTTCACAAGTTCGCCGCCCACCCCGACCTGCGGACGTTCCTCCTGGGCACGGGGAACCGCGTGCTCGTCGAGGCCAGCCCCCTCGACCGCGTGTGGGGCATCGGCCTCGCGGCGGACGACGAGCGCGCCATGGACCCCGCCCACTGGCGGGGCCCCAACCTGCTGGGCTTCGCGCTGATGGCGGCCCGGGAGCGGCTGCTGAGCGGGGTCGACGCCTGA
- a CDS encoding YceI family protein, protein MNLFNRAASLRRSATPTVSQLPHESPAFAPTGPTDPALAMLTGEWMIDAAHSRIGFSVRHALVTTVRGAFTEYQSRLYFDGRDPARSRAEIVLSTASVDTGVEQRDAHLVGRDFLDAANYPRMRFVSTAVRLVGNDVYRMAGELTIKNSTRPVDLELTYIGHVMDPFGYERVGFDGTTTINRSEWGLTYNQRLAEGGAMVSEKVRLQFDIAAIRTIPGG, encoded by the coding sequence ATGAACCTGTTCAACCGTGCTGCGTCCCTGCGCCGCTCGGCAACCCCCACAGTCTCGCAACTCCCCCACGAATCCCCGGCCTTCGCTCCCACCGGCCCGACCGATCCCGCCCTGGCGATGCTGACCGGCGAATGGATGATCGACGCGGCGCACAGCCGTATCGGCTTCTCCGTCCGCCATGCCTTGGTGACGACCGTGCGCGGGGCTTTCACGGAGTATCAGAGCCGGCTCTACTTCGACGGCCGTGATCCGGCCCGTTCCCGGGCCGAGATCGTCCTGTCCACCGCGTCCGTGGACACCGGCGTGGAACAACGTGACGCCCACCTGGTGGGCCGCGACTTCCTGGACGCCGCGAACTATCCGCGCATGCGCTTCGTCAGCACGGCGGTGCGTCTCGTTGGCAACGATGTCTACCGCATGGCCGGCGAACTCACCATCAAGAACTCCACCCGTCCCGTCGACCTGGAACTCACCTACATAGGACACGTCATGGACCCGTTCGGATACGAGCGGGTCGGCTTCGACGGGACGACCACCATCAATCGTTCCGAATGGGGCCTTACGTACAACCAGCGACTGGCGGAGGGCGGTGCCATGGTGAGCGAGAAGGTGCGCCTGCAATTCGACATCGCCGCGATCCGCACGATCCCCGGCGGCTGA
- a CDS encoding DUF4190 domain-containing protein, with the protein MSSDEAPTPETPSDSQPDPWAPPQDRTPTPPTVADGAALPTLTEGAVVPTVADGVPLPAAPDAGSQPEDAVPAPKVAVPAPKVALDKPADTPAPSPAPPPASAHDQLTVVSMQDVGTSAPVPPGTGVPTPSQAPAASQPWAGPGGFAPPGGPQPAMSSTPAPNPFAPPPPHASFPPPAPHGPHASFPPPAAGAPFAAPAPGAPGAAVPPPPISPEGPGQVPYGYPQYPAYPGAHAHPGVGYPGPAPGYAWSAMAPPPSNGMGIAAMVLGICAAVLFCLWPLAILLGVMAVIFGCIGRVKARRGEATNPGHALAGIICGVAGILLGIGFIVLIIVAPGSSDYDSDPDPFDDSYSTSLSLVLPPGDADAAPAADVSSPHVR; encoded by the coding sequence ATGTCGTCCGATGAGGCACCGACTCCGGAGACACCGTCCGACTCGCAGCCGGACCCGTGGGCACCCCCGCAGGACCGCACCCCGACCCCGCCGACGGTGGCTGATGGTGCCGCGCTGCCGACCCTGACCGAGGGGGCGGTAGTACCGACCGTGGCCGACGGCGTTCCTCTGCCGGCCGCGCCGGACGCCGGCTCGCAGCCCGAGGACGCGGTTCCCGCCCCGAAGGTCGCGGTTCCCGCCCCGAAGGTCGCGCTGGACAAGCCCGCCGACACCCCGGCGCCGAGCCCCGCTCCGCCCCCGGCCTCGGCGCACGACCAGCTGACGGTCGTGTCCATGCAGGATGTGGGCACGAGCGCCCCGGTGCCGCCCGGCACAGGCGTGCCGACGCCTTCGCAGGCCCCCGCGGCCTCGCAGCCCTGGGCCGGCCCCGGCGGCTTCGCACCCCCGGGCGGCCCGCAGCCCGCCATGTCCTCCACCCCCGCCCCCAATCCCTTCGCCCCGCCGCCGCCCCACGCGTCCTTCCCGCCGCCCGCGCCCCACGGGCCCCACGCGTCCTTCCCGCCGCCCGCAGCCGGCGCCCCCTTCGCCGCACCCGCCCCCGGAGCCCCCGGCGCTGCGGTCCCACCCCCGCCCATCAGCCCCGAAGGCCCCGGGCAGGTCCCGTACGGCTATCCCCAGTACCCGGCGTACCCGGGCGCCCACGCCCACCCCGGCGTCGGCTATCCCGGCCCCGCCCCCGGCTACGCCTGGTCCGCCATGGCGCCGCCGCCGAGCAACGGCATGGGGATCGCGGCGATGGTGCTCGGGATCTGCGCAGCCGTGCTCTTCTGTCTGTGGCCGCTGGCGATTCTGCTCGGGGTCATGGCCGTGATCTTCGGATGCATAGGCCGGGTCAAGGCGCGCCGGGGAGAGGCGACGAACCCGGGGCACGCGCTGGCCGGGATCATCTGCGGAGTGGCCGGCATCCTGCTGGGCATCGGCTTCATCGTCCTCATCATCGTGGCGCCGGGCAGCAGCGACTACGACTCGGACCCCGACCCCTTCGACGACAGCTACTCCACGTCCCTGTCCCTGGTGCTACCGCCCGGGGACGCCGACGCCGCCCCCGCCGCCGACGTGTCCTCGCCCCACGTCCGCTAG
- a CDS encoding ABC transporter ATP-binding protein — translation MKTTDNGSGDVRLSGIGKTYGSFTAVHPLDLTVPEGSFFALLGASGCGKTTTLRMIAGLEEPSCGSVSLGDQDVTNLPPYKRPVNTVFQSYALFPHLDIFENVAFGLRRRGIKGVKKQVEEMLELVQLGEQARKKPHQLSGGQQQRVAVARALINHPKVLLLDEPLGALDLKLRRQMQLELKRIQTEVGITFIHVTHDQEEAMTMADTVAVMNAGRVEQLGSPADLYENPQTTFVANFLGTSNLIEAEVDSRHGGEIVLTAGDGKLVLPEARCGAPTRTGGKVLVGVRPEKITLTHADDAGEIPVGRNRITGRIAATSFIGVSTQYVIGSSVCPEFEVYVQNIDRDARLVPGADVVLHWSPAHTFGLDADQSLLAGTAGSAGVEEAAAV, via the coding sequence ATGAAGACCACAGACAACGGCAGCGGTGACGTCCGCCTCTCCGGCATAGGCAAGACCTACGGCTCCTTCACGGCCGTCCACCCGCTCGACCTGACCGTGCCGGAAGGTTCCTTCTTCGCCCTTCTGGGCGCCTCCGGCTGCGGCAAGACCACCACCCTGCGCATGATCGCCGGCCTGGAGGAACCTTCCTGCGGAAGCGTCTCGCTCGGCGACCAGGACGTGACGAACCTGCCCCCGTACAAGCGGCCGGTGAACACGGTCTTCCAGTCGTACGCCCTCTTCCCGCACCTCGACATCTTCGAGAACGTCGCCTTCGGTCTGCGCCGACGCGGCATCAAGGGCGTGAAGAAGCAGGTCGAGGAGATGCTGGAGCTGGTCCAGCTCGGCGAGCAGGCGCGCAAGAAGCCGCACCAGCTCTCCGGCGGCCAGCAGCAGCGCGTCGCCGTGGCCCGCGCGCTGATCAACCATCCCAAGGTCCTCCTCCTCGACGAGCCCCTCGGCGCCCTCGACCTCAAGCTGCGCCGCCAGATGCAACTGGAGCTGAAGCGCATCCAGACCGAGGTCGGCATCACCTTCATCCATGTCACGCACGACCAGGAGGAGGCCATGACCATGGCCGACACGGTCGCCGTGATGAACGCCGGCCGCGTCGAGCAACTCGGCTCACCCGCCGACCTGTACGAGAACCCGCAGACCACCTTCGTCGCCAACTTCCTCGGCACCTCCAACCTGATAGAGGCCGAGGTCGACTCCAGGCACGGCGGCGAGATCGTGCTGACGGCGGGCGACGGCAAGCTGGTCCTGCCCGAGGCGCGCTGCGGCGCGCCCACCCGGACCGGCGGCAAGGTCCTCGTCGGGGTCCGCCCGGAGAAGATCACCCTCACGCACGCGGACGACGCCGGGGAGATCCCGGTCGGCCGCAACCGCATCACCGGCAGGATCGCCGCGACCAGTTTCATCGGCGTCTCCACGCAGTACGTGATCGGCAGCTCGGTCTGCCCCGAGTTCGAGGTGTACGTCCAGAACATCGACCGCGACGCCCGGCTCGTCCCCGGCGCCGACGTCGTCCTGCACTGGAGCCCGGCCCACACCTTCGGCCTGGATGCCGACCAGTCCCTGCTCGCAGGGACAGCGGGCTCCGCGGGCGTCGAAGAAGCGGCGGCCGTCTGA
- a CDS encoding gamma-aminobutyraldehyde dehydrogenase, which translates to MENPGTATPDRFPAQERFADGAQYIAGRLTKGTSGHTHTVVDPATGDQVFTYDLAGTDDVDAAVAAAREAFPGWAATTPGERSDALHRFAAVLAERAEEFARAESLQCGKPLKLTREFDVPGTIDNTAFFAGAARHLQGQSAGEYSGDHTSYVRREPIGVVGSIAPWNYPLQMAAWKILPAIAAGNTIVLKPAEPTPLTSLLFAQAATDAGIPDGVINIVTGTGKEAGEHLVGHPDVAMTSFTGSTAVGKRVAEIATATVKRIHLELGGKAPFVVFDDADLEAAVNGAVAGALINTGQDCTAATRAYVQRPLYEEFVARTAALMETVRLGDPFAPSTDLGPLISHVQRDRVAGFVERARAYARVVTGGEAPRGELRNGAYYRPTLVADAAQDSEIVQSEIFGPVLVVLPFDSDDEGIRLANDTPYGLAASAWSRDVYRAGRATREIKAGCVWINDHIPIISEMPHGGHKASGFGKDMSAYSFEEYTQIKHVMFDNTAVARKDWHRTIFGDR; encoded by the coding sequence ATGGAGAACCCGGGCACCGCCACCCCGGACCGATTCCCCGCACAGGAACGCTTCGCGGACGGCGCGCAGTACATCGCCGGCCGCCTGACCAAGGGCACATCGGGGCACACCCACACGGTCGTCGACCCCGCGACCGGCGACCAGGTCTTCACATACGACCTGGCCGGTACGGACGATGTGGACGCGGCCGTCGCCGCCGCCCGCGAGGCGTTCCCCGGCTGGGCCGCCACCACGCCCGGCGAGCGCTCCGACGCGCTGCACCGCTTCGCCGCGGTCCTGGCCGAGCGGGCGGAGGAGTTCGCGCGGGCCGAGTCCCTGCAGTGCGGGAAGCCGCTCAAGCTGACGCGCGAGTTCGACGTGCCGGGCACCATCGACAACACCGCGTTCTTCGCGGGCGCCGCCCGCCATCTCCAGGGCCAGTCGGCCGGCGAGTACTCCGGCGACCACACCTCGTACGTCCGCCGCGAGCCCATCGGCGTGGTCGGTTCCATCGCGCCCTGGAACTACCCGCTCCAGATGGCTGCCTGGAAGATCCTCCCGGCGATCGCCGCGGGCAACACGATCGTCCTGAAGCCCGCCGAGCCGACCCCGCTCACCTCGCTGCTCTTCGCACAGGCCGCCACCGACGCGGGCATCCCCGACGGCGTGATCAACATCGTCACCGGCACCGGCAAGGAGGCCGGCGAGCACCTCGTCGGGCATCCCGACGTGGCGATGACCTCCTTCACCGGGTCCACGGCTGTGGGGAAGCGCGTGGCCGAGATCGCGACGGCCACCGTCAAGCGCATCCATCTGGAACTGGGCGGCAAGGCCCCCTTCGTCGTCTTCGACGACGCCGACCTGGAGGCCGCCGTCAACGGCGCGGTCGCGGGCGCCCTCATCAACACCGGCCAGGACTGCACGGCCGCCACGCGCGCCTACGTGCAGCGGCCCCTCTACGAGGAGTTCGTCGCGAGGACGGCCGCCCTCATGGAGACCGTCCGGCTGGGCGACCCCTTCGCCCCGAGCACCGATCTCGGGCCGCTGATCTCGCACGTCCAGCGTGACCGTGTCGCCGGGTTCGTCGAGCGGGCACGCGCGTACGCGCGCGTGGTCACCGGTGGCGAGGCGCCCCGGGGAGAGCTGCGGAACGGCGCCTACTACCGGCCCACGCTCGTCGCGGACGCCGCCCAGGACAGCGAGATCGTCCAGTCGGAGATCTTCGGCCCGGTGCTCGTGGTCCTGCCCTTCGACAGCGACGACGAGGGCATCCGGCTGGCCAACGACACTCCGTACGGGCTCGCCGCCTCCGCCTGGAGCCGGGACGTGTACCGGGCGGGCCGTGCCACGCGGGAGATCAAGGCCGGATGCGTGTGGATCAACGACCACATCCCGATCATCAGCGAGATGCCGCACGGCGGACACAAGGCGTCCGGCTTCGGCAAGGACATGTCCGCGTACTCGTTCGAGGAGTACACCCAGATCAAGCATGTCATGTTCGACAATACGGCGGTCGCCAGGAAGGACTGGCACCGCACGATCTTCGGGGACCGCTAG
- a CDS encoding polyamine ABC transporter substrate-binding protein yields the protein MEQYEPDRLSPAQVAAVRRSLRNGRAALSRRSLLRAGTGGALAIGGLGALSACGIPAAKNTAGVSSEDHSAKEKEINFSNWTEYMDVDDSGKHHPSLDRFTARTGIKVKYTEDINDNVEFFGKIKPQLAAGQDTGRDLICVTDWLAARLIRFGWVQKLDASNLPHAFVNLSQQFRDPDWDPGRAHSYPWTGISTVIAYNKKALDGEEVKSVSDMLDNPKLKGRIGFLSEMRDSVGMTLLDMGKDPAKFTDDDYDAAIARLQKAVDQGQIRRFTGNEYISDLSKGDFAACIAWAGDVVQLKLDSPDVDFVIPDSGYMTSTDNLLIPNRARHKTNAERLIDYYYEPKPAAELAAYINYVCPVDGVKAELAKIDEDAADNPLIIPDAAMAAKSRAFRSLSQREETAYEEKFAKLTGA from the coding sequence ATGGAGCAGTACGAGCCCGACCGCCTGTCCCCGGCCCAGGTGGCCGCCGTGCGGCGCAGCCTCAGGAACGGCAGGGCCGCACTCAGCCGCCGTTCGCTGCTGCGCGCCGGAACCGGCGGCGCACTCGCGATCGGCGGGCTCGGGGCGCTGAGCGCCTGCGGCATCCCCGCGGCGAAGAACACCGCGGGCGTCTCGTCCGAGGACCACTCGGCCAAGGAGAAGGAGATCAACTTCTCCAACTGGACCGAGTACATGGACGTCGACGACAGCGGCAAGCACCACCCCAGCCTGGACCGGTTCACCGCGCGCACCGGCATCAAGGTCAAGTACACCGAGGACATCAACGACAACGTCGAGTTCTTCGGCAAGATCAAGCCGCAGCTCGCCGCCGGTCAGGACACCGGGCGCGACCTGATCTGCGTCACGGACTGGCTCGCGGCCCGGCTGATCCGCTTCGGGTGGGTCCAGAAACTGGACGCGTCCAACCTGCCGCACGCCTTCGTGAACCTCTCCCAGCAGTTCCGCGACCCCGACTGGGACCCGGGACGCGCGCACTCGTACCCCTGGACCGGCATCTCCACCGTCATCGCCTACAACAAGAAGGCCCTCGACGGCGAGGAGGTGAAGTCGGTCTCCGACATGCTCGACAACCCCAAGCTCAAGGGCCGGATCGGCTTCCTCTCCGAGATGCGCGACAGCGTCGGGATGACGCTGCTGGACATGGGCAAGGACCCGGCGAAGTTCACCGACGACGACTACGACGCGGCGATCGCCCGGCTGCAGAAGGCCGTCGACCAGGGCCAGATCCGCCGCTTCACCGGCAACGAGTACATCTCGGACCTCAGCAAGGGCGACTTCGCGGCCTGTATCGCCTGGGCCGGTGACGTGGTCCAGCTCAAGCTCGACAGCCCGGACGTCGACTTCGTCATCCCCGACAGCGGCTACATGACCTCGACGGACAACCTGCTGATCCCGAACAGGGCCCGGCACAAGACCAACGCCGAACGGCTCATCGACTACTACTACGAGCCGAAGCCGGCCGCCGAACTCGCCGCGTACATCAACTACGTGTGCCCCGTCGACGGTGTGAAGGCGGAGCTGGCCAAGATCGACGAGGACGCGGCGGACAACCCGCTGATCATTCCCGACGCCGCCATGGCAGCCAAGTCCCGCGCCTTCCGCTCCCTCAGCCAGCGGGAAGAGACGGCGTACGAAGAGAAGTTCGCGAAGCTGACAGGGGCGTGA
- a CDS encoding adenosine deaminase codes for MTDNRTAQGVPVTPAVPGTTAAPGASGTRDLHAFIAGLPKAELHVHHVGSASPRIVSELAARHPDSKVPTDPEALVDYFTFTDFAHFIQVYLSVVDLIRTPEDVRLLTFEVARDLARQQVRYAELTITPFSSTRRGIDELAFMAAIEDARKAAEAEFGTVLRWCFDIPGEAGLEAAEETTRLATEDRVRPEGLVSFGLGGPEVGVPRPQFKPYFDRAIAAGLHSVPHAGETTGPETVWDALTHLRAERIGHGTSSARDPKLLAHLAEHRIALEVCPTSNIATRAVRTLDEHPIKEFVRAGVLVTVNSDDPPMFGTDLNTEYAVAARLLDLDEQGLAALAKNAVEASFLDEPGKARISAEIDTYTSAWLTP; via the coding sequence TTGACCGACAACCGCACCGCGCAGGGCGTGCCCGTCACCCCCGCCGTTCCCGGCACGACCGCCGCGCCCGGCGCCTCCGGCACCCGCGACCTGCACGCGTTCATCGCGGGCCTGCCCAAGGCCGAACTGCACGTGCACCACGTCGGCTCCGCCTCCCCCCGTATCGTCTCCGAACTGGCCGCCCGGCACCCCGACTCCAAGGTGCCGACGGACCCGGAGGCGCTCGTGGACTACTTCACGTTCACGGACTTCGCCCACTTCATCCAGGTGTATCTGTCCGTCGTCGACCTGATCCGCACCCCGGAGGACGTCCGGCTGCTGACGTTCGAGGTGGCCCGGGACCTGGCCCGGCAGCAGGTGCGGTACGCCGAGCTGACCATCACGCCGTTCTCCTCCACCCGGCGCGGGATCGACGAACTGGCCTTCATGGCGGCGATCGAGGACGCGCGCAAGGCGGCGGAGGCCGAGTTCGGGACCGTACTGCGGTGGTGCTTCGACATCCCCGGCGAGGCGGGGCTCGAGGCCGCCGAGGAGACGACGCGGCTCGCGACGGAGGACCGGGTGCGGCCCGAGGGGCTGGTGTCGTTCGGGCTCGGCGGGCCCGAGGTCGGCGTGCCGAGGCCGCAGTTCAAGCCGTACTTCGACCGGGCGATCGCGGCCGGGCTGCACTCCGTGCCGCACGCCGGTGAGACCACCGGCCCCGAGACGGTCTGGGACGCGCTCACCCACCTGCGCGCGGAGCGCATCGGGCACGGTACGAGCTCGGCCCGCGACCCGAAGCTGCTCGCCCACCTCGCCGAGCACCGCATCGCCCTGGAGGTCTGCCCGACCTCGAACATAGCGACGCGTGCGGTCCGCACCCTCGACGAGCACCCCATCAAGGAGTTCGTGCGGGCCGGGGTCCTGGTGACCGTCAACTCCGACGACCCGCCGATGTTCGGCACCGACCTCAACACCGAGTACGCGGTCGCCGCGCGCCTCCTCGACCTCGACGAGCAGGGCCTGGCCGCCCTCGCGAAGAACGCGGTGGAGGCGTCCTTCCTCGACGAGCCCGGCAAGGCCCGCATCTCCGCCGAGATCGACACCTACACGTCGGCCTGGCTGACCCCCTGA
- a CDS encoding glycerophosphodiester phosphodiesterase gives MRTVTAVAHRGAPYRHRENTLDSLRAGLELGADAVEFDVRTTRDGVPVLLHDSTLNRLWELDRPLAALSAAELRGLTADGVPTLADALLATRDSRVMVDLPGAVSPRAVRQILDVVREYEAEDRVYYSADPPTMLAVRAAAPTAEIALTWKTLAPPRPALLDAIRPRWLNYRFGLVTRALADRVHRDGYLLSVWTPDTRRSMSRLMDLGVDSITTNRVDALCALRKSWTGPGKGREEPREQHSSTDHPTTEHYTSDR, from the coding sequence ATGCGCACCGTGACAGCCGTCGCCCATCGCGGCGCCCCCTACCGCCACCGTGAGAACACGCTCGACTCCCTGCGGGCCGGGCTCGAACTGGGCGCGGACGCCGTCGAGTTCGATGTACGGACGACCCGTGACGGTGTGCCCGTCCTGCTCCACGACTCGACGCTGAACCGGCTCTGGGAGCTGGACCGGCCGCTGGCCGCGCTCTCCGCCGCGGAGCTGCGCGGTCTGACGGCCGACGGGGTGCCGACGCTGGCCGACGCGCTGCTCGCCACGAGGGACAGCCGGGTCATGGTGGACCTGCCGGGCGCGGTGAGCCCGCGGGCGGTGCGGCAGATCCTCGACGTCGTACGTGAGTACGAGGCCGAGGACCGCGTCTACTACAGCGCCGACCCGCCCACCATGCTCGCCGTCCGCGCGGCCGCCCCCACCGCAGAGATCGCCCTCACCTGGAAAACCCTCGCCCCACCCCGCCCCGCCCTCCTCGACGCCATACGCCCCCGCTGGCTCAACTACCGCTTCGGCCTGGTCACCCGTGCCCTGGCGGACCGCGTCCACCGCGACGGCTACCTCCTCTCCGTCTGGACCCCCGACACCCGCCGCTCCATGAGCCGCCTGATGGACCTGGGCGTCGACTCGATCACAACGAACCGGGTCGACGCGCTGTGCGCACTACGGAAGAGCTGGACCGGCCCCGGTAAGGGGCGCGAGGAACCGCGCGAGCAACACTCCTCCACCGATCACCCCACCACCGAGCACTACACCTCCGACCGCTGA
- a CDS encoding sigma-70 family RNA polymerase sigma factor → MDGRQWRSTIAAAQAGDRRALDELVEGWLPLVYNIVGRALNGHADVDDVVQETMLRAVDNLDTLRDPDSFRSWLVAIAMRQIRDRARRRTADPLDDSDAHSAADFAELTVLRLQLEGQRKEVAEAVRWLDDEDRQLLSLWWLEVAGELTRRELAAAAGISRQHAAVRVQRMKARLETARGIVRALDSSCSDLGRVTARWSGQPDSVWRKRIARHIRGCARCDGHGRPGEVVVPAERLLVGLALVPVPVGFTLSLVFGGKTAVAATAATTTVGWSAKMLGVLTKPAVAVTAGATIAAGGAYVVTQPPGDRTPQAAPTALSTARSPALSAPRSPSPSASPSPSSSPSPSPSPTKKADLYGSVVDAVDTAPDPDTPPAALPRRPESGLTSSGGARTVMQHRGDNVTLTGEGYVLVRWQISPQYRPGALVMPSWTGLKGKLFHVASGGGRRMDDPTSADGRTSGMGGPDTGYTVLPDGTQQMWQNEYFYLDGTVTLTQNERGADYGITVAPTTWDAITEDVTYGPDQGARRYGLVRDNGKDSAPVPQYVTRERPEDAATVAQRSEV, encoded by the coding sequence GTGGACGGGCGGCAGTGGCGTTCCACCATCGCGGCCGCGCAGGCGGGGGACCGGCGCGCCCTGGACGAGCTGGTCGAGGGCTGGCTGCCCCTCGTCTACAACATCGTCGGGCGGGCCCTCAACGGCCATGCCGACGTCGACGACGTCGTGCAGGAGACCATGCTGCGCGCCGTCGACAACCTCGACACGCTGCGCGATCCGGACAGCTTCCGCTCCTGGCTGGTCGCGATCGCGATGCGGCAGATACGGGACCGGGCGCGCCGCCGCACCGCCGACCCGCTCGACGACAGCGACGCCCACAGCGCCGCCGACTTCGCGGAACTGACCGTGTTGCGGTTGCAGTTGGAGGGTCAGCGAAAGGAGGTCGCGGAAGCGGTCCGCTGGCTCGACGACGAGGACCGTCAGCTGCTGTCGCTGTGGTGGCTGGAGGTCGCGGGCGAACTCACCCGGCGCGAACTCGCCGCCGCCGCCGGCATCAGCCGGCAGCACGCCGCCGTACGGGTGCAGCGGATGAAGGCCCGCCTCGAAACCGCGCGCGGCATCGTCCGCGCCCTCGACTCCTCCTGCTCCGACCTGGGCCGGGTCACCGCCCGCTGGAGCGGGCAGCCCGACTCGGTGTGGCGCAAGCGCATCGCCCGGCACATCCGCGGCTGCGCCCGCTGCGACGGTCACGGCCGCCCCGGGGAGGTCGTCGTCCCCGCCGAACGCCTCCTCGTCGGGCTCGCCCTGGTCCCCGTCCCCGTCGGCTTCACCCTGTCGCTGGTGTTCGGCGGGAAGACCGCCGTGGCGGCGACCGCCGCGACCACCACGGTGGGCTGGTCCGCCAAGATGCTCGGTGTCCTCACCAAGCCCGCCGTCGCGGTGACGGCGGGCGCGACGATCGCCGCCGGCGGCGCGTATGTCGTGACACAGCCGCCGGGCGACCGGACCCCGCAGGCCGCGCCCACCGCGCTGAGCACGGCCCGCTCGCCCGCGCTTTCGGCGCCCCGCTCCCCGTCGCCCTCCGCCTCGCCGTCCCCTTCGTCCTCGCCGTCCCCCTCTCCGTCGCCGACGAAGAAGGCCGACCTGTACGGCAGTGTCGTCGACGCCGTGGACACGGCGCCGGACCCGGACACCCCGCCCGCCGCCCTCCCGCGCCGGCCCGAGTCCGGGCTCACCAGCAGCGGCGGCGCGCGGACCGTGATGCAGCACCGGGGCGACAACGTGACCTTGACGGGCGAGGGCTATGTGCTGGTCCGCTGGCAGATCTCGCCCCAGTACCGGCCGGGCGCCCTCGTCATGCCGTCCTGGACCGGCCTGAAGGGCAAGCTCTTCCATGTCGCCTCGGGCGGCGGCCGCCGCATGGACGACCCGACGTCCGCCGACGGCAGGACCTCCGGCATGGGCGGCCCCGACACCGGATACACCGTCCTCCCCGACGGCACCCAGCAGATGTGGCAGAACGAGTACTTCTACCTCGACGGCACGGTCACCCTCACCCAGAACGAACGCGGCGCCGACTACGGCATCACCGTCGCCCCCACCACCTGGGACGCCATCACCGAGGACGTCACCTACGGCCCCGACCAGGGCGCCCGCCGCTACGGCCTCGTCCGCGACAACGGCAAGGACTCGGCACCGGTACCGCAGTACGTCACGCGGGAGAGGCCGGAGGACGCGGCGACGGTGGCTCAGCGGTCGGAGGTGTAG